In Amycolatopsis methanolica 239, a single genomic region encodes these proteins:
- a CDS encoding sensor histidine kinase yields the protein MSAVAGEHGPIEQPRPAAAKSIAYMISSFALRLVQFVLVVTLSLVGIVTTVIWIGIPILLWTTSMVRGFGDLERRWVRRMLGTPLPPADRAPVEGGVLRRWRMRLVDSTTWRDLAYLLIAFPLSVVEFAVGIASIVLVPMAIWVAPWIGWVHGSLAIALLGPNRAERLRVKAQQLQASRARGVDAAEAERRRIERDLHDGAQQRLVAVALNLGRVKNKLDKEPDAVRALIEEAHTDAKLAVSELRDLARGIYPAVLGDRGLDAALSALAAKTPIPVEVAVDIEPRPPAAVETTAYFIAGETLTNVAKHSGATEAQVKVWRTDDKVIIEITDNGHGGAEVRPGGGLAGLADRAVTIDGVMTVVSPEGGPTVVRADLPCTW from the coding sequence ATGAGCGCCGTGGCCGGTGAGCACGGGCCGATCGAGCAGCCGCGTCCGGCTGCCGCGAAGTCGATCGCGTACATGATCTCCTCCTTCGCGTTGCGCCTGGTCCAGTTCGTGCTGGTCGTGACGCTCAGCCTGGTCGGGATCGTGACGACGGTGATCTGGATCGGCATCCCGATCCTGTTGTGGACCACGAGCATGGTGCGCGGGTTCGGCGACCTGGAGCGCCGCTGGGTGCGCCGGATGCTCGGCACTCCCCTGCCGCCCGCCGACCGCGCGCCGGTCGAGGGCGGGGTGCTGCGCCGGTGGCGGATGCGCCTGGTGGACAGCACGACGTGGCGGGACCTCGCGTACCTGCTGATCGCGTTCCCGCTGAGCGTGGTCGAGTTCGCGGTCGGCATCGCGTCGATCGTGCTGGTGCCGATGGCGATCTGGGTCGCGCCGTGGATCGGCTGGGTGCACGGCTCGCTGGCCATCGCGCTGCTGGGCCCGAACCGCGCGGAACGGCTGCGCGTCAAGGCACAGCAGCTGCAGGCGTCGCGGGCGCGCGGGGTGGACGCCGCCGAGGCCGAGCGCCGCCGGATCGAACGGGACCTGCACGACGGCGCGCAGCAGCGGCTGGTCGCGGTGGCGCTGAACCTGGGCCGGGTCAAGAACAAGCTGGACAAGGAACCGGACGCGGTCCGCGCGCTGATCGAGGAGGCGCACACCGACGCCAAGCTCGCGGTGTCGGAGCTGCGGGACCTCGCACGCGGCATCTACCCGGCGGTGCTGGGCGACCGCGGCCTCGACGCGGCGTTGTCCGCGCTGGCGGCGAAGACGCCGATCCCGGTGGAGGTCGCGGTCGACATCGAGCCGCGCCCGCCGGCCGCCGTGGAGACCACCGCGTACTTCATCGCCGGCGAGACGCTCACCAACGTCGCCAAGCATTCCGGCGCGACGGAAGCGCAGGTCAAGGTGTGGCGCACGGACGACAAGGTGATCATCGAGATCACCGACAACGGGCACGGCGGCGCGGAGGTGCGCCCCGGCGGCGGTCTGGCCGGGCTGGCCGACCGGGCCGTCACCATCGACGGCGTGATGACCGTGGTGAGCCCCGAGGGCGGGCCGACGGTGGTGCGAGCCGACCTGCCGTGTACCTGGTGA
- a CDS encoding sensor domain-containing protein: MGPTYSALDGTRPRPPVLGSLGYLLCNLPLGVAGFALMVTLFTAGLGTAIVWVGLPVLAAGVLIARAAGRFERARVHRMLGAYIPTPYKPLPEFGLQARWRARLTDGATWRDVLYLVLLLPLGIAEFTIVVTLWPVGLAATTLPFYCTYLPGGAYFFPAFDERWIVVDSPVDALPWAALGLIVLACAIALTRGMGTAHALFARAMLGPGPRARRLVESDTDRRGAVA; the protein is encoded by the coding sequence ATGGGGCCGACGTATTCCGCGCTGGACGGGACGCGGCCGCGCCCTCCGGTGCTCGGTTCGCTCGGGTACCTGCTGTGCAACCTGCCGCTGGGGGTGGCGGGGTTCGCGCTCATGGTGACCTTGTTCACGGCGGGTCTGGGCACCGCGATCGTGTGGGTCGGGCTGCCGGTACTGGCCGCCGGGGTGCTGATCGCCCGCGCGGCAGGCCGCTTCGAGCGCGCCAGGGTGCACCGGATGCTGGGCGCCTACATCCCGACGCCCTACAAGCCGCTGCCGGAGTTCGGCCTGCAGGCGCGCTGGCGTGCGCGGCTGACCGACGGCGCGACCTGGCGGGACGTCCTCTACCTGGTTCTGCTGCTGCCGCTCGGGATCGCCGAGTTCACGATCGTGGTGACCTTGTGGCCGGTCGGGCTGGCCGCGACGACCCTGCCGTTCTACTGCACCTACCTGCCTGGTGGCGCCTACTTCTTCCCGGCCTTCGACGAACGCTGGATCGTGGTGGATTCGCCGGTCGACGCGCTGCCGTGGGCCGCGCTGGGGTTGATCGTCCTGGCTTGCGCGATCGCGCTGACCCGCGGCATGGGCACGGCTCACGCGTTGTTCGCCCGCGCCATGCTCGGTCCGGGGCCGCGTGCGCGCAGGCTCGTCGAATCGGACACCGACCGCCGTGGCGCGGTGGCATGA
- a CDS encoding IclR family transcriptional regulator, which translates to MTDVPALRRGLAVLRVLAARPGPISAAAIARELDLPRSTTYHLLAELEAAGFVVHLAAERRYGLGIAAFELGSAYLRHDPLERLAAPLLRKLADRVGHTAQLGVLHGNELLYLLKERPSAPETLVTDVGVRLPAHLPASGQVLLAYLPHAHVRALYPRSFVTRTGRGPTSPAELRQALAAVRSRGWAVEDGQVTADFASVAHAVFDHNGRPLASVAVTFRHVCESGCTRTWPDLAQETATTAAALTRQVGGKPPPTTR; encoded by the coding sequence ATGACGGATGTCCCCGCTCTGCGCCGTGGTCTGGCGGTGTTGCGGGTGCTGGCGGCGCGGCCGGGGCCGATCTCGGCCGCCGCGATCGCGCGTGAGCTGGACCTGCCGCGGTCGACGACGTACCACCTGCTGGCGGAGCTGGAGGCCGCGGGTTTCGTGGTGCACCTGGCGGCCGAGCGCCGGTACGGGCTGGGGATCGCCGCGTTCGAGCTGGGTTCGGCGTACTTGCGGCACGACCCGCTGGAGCGGCTGGCGGCGCCGTTGTTGCGGAAGCTGGCCGACCGGGTGGGGCACACCGCGCAGCTGGGGGTGCTGCACGGCAACGAGTTGCTGTACCTGCTGAAGGAGCGGCCGTCGGCGCCGGAGACGCTGGTGACCGACGTGGGTGTCCGGTTGCCCGCGCACCTGCCGGCGAGCGGCCAGGTGTTGCTGGCCTACCTGCCGCACGCGCACGTCCGGGCGCTGTACCCGCGCTCGTTCGTCACGCGCACCGGCCGGGGCCCGACGTCGCCTGCCGAACTGCGGCAGGCGCTGGCCGCGGTGCGGTCCCGCGGCTGGGCGGTGGAGGACGGTCAGGTGACCGCCGATTTCGCCTCGGTGGCGCACGCGGTCTTCGACCACAACGGGCGCCCGCTGGCGTCGGTGGCGGTGACGTTCCGCCACGTCTGCGAATCCGGATGCACCCGAACGTGGCCCGACCTGGCGCAGGAAACCGCCACGACAGCAGCTGCACTGACACGCCAGGTGGGCGGCAAACCCCCACCCACCACCCGCTGA
- the hutH gene encoding histidine ammonia-lyase yields the protein MSTVRLDSGPLDRQQVVAVARHGATVELADEVRKTLGETRRHIDALADADQPTYGISTGFGALAIRHIPPDRRTALQRSLIRSHAAGTGPAVEAEVVRALMLLRLRTLASGHTGVRPATADALAGMLNAGIVPVVHEHGSLGCSGDLAPLAAVALAMMGEGEVLDGRPAAQALAEAGIAPVTLAEKEGLALTNGTDGMLGMLVLALDDLNRLLDTADLTAAMSVEALLGTDRAFAADLQQLRPHPGQARSARRMFAALADSEIVASHRGPECTRVQDAYSLRCAPQVHGAARDTVAHAELVADRELAAAIDNPVVLADGRVESNGNFHGAPLAYVLDFLAIPVADVASIAERRTDRMLDVSRSHGLPAFLADDPGVDSGHMIAQYTQAAIVSGLKRLAVPASVDSIPSSAMQEDHVSMGWAAARKLRRAVDGLTSVLAIELLTAARALDFRAPLRPAPVTAAVRDLLRERVAPPGPDRHLAPEIAAAEELVRSGAALTALEKA from the coding sequence ATGAGCACAGTGCGGTTGGACTCCGGGCCACTCGACCGGCAGCAGGTCGTCGCCGTCGCGCGGCACGGCGCCACGGTCGAGCTCGCCGACGAGGTCCGCAAGACGCTCGGCGAGACCCGCCGCCACATCGACGCCCTCGCCGACGCCGACCAGCCGACCTACGGCATCTCCACCGGCTTCGGCGCACTCGCGATCCGGCACATCCCGCCCGACCGCCGCACCGCGCTGCAACGCTCCCTGATCCGCTCGCACGCCGCCGGCACCGGTCCCGCCGTCGAGGCGGAGGTCGTGCGCGCCCTCATGCTCTTGCGCCTGCGCACCCTCGCCTCCGGGCACACCGGCGTCCGCCCGGCGACCGCGGACGCGCTGGCTGGGATGCTCAACGCCGGCATCGTCCCGGTCGTCCACGAGCACGGCTCGCTCGGCTGCTCGGGCGACCTCGCGCCGCTCGCGGCCGTCGCGCTGGCGATGATGGGCGAGGGCGAGGTGCTCGACGGCCGTCCCGCCGCGCAGGCCCTCGCCGAGGCCGGGATCGCGCCGGTGACCCTCGCCGAGAAGGAGGGGCTGGCCCTCACCAACGGCACCGACGGGATGCTCGGCATGCTCGTCCTCGCCCTGGACGACCTGAACCGCCTGCTCGACACCGCCGACCTCACGGCCGCGATGAGCGTCGAGGCCCTCCTCGGCACCGACCGGGCGTTCGCGGCCGACCTGCAGCAGCTGCGCCCGCATCCCGGGCAGGCCCGCTCCGCGCGCCGGATGTTCGCCGCGCTCGCGGATTCGGAGATCGTCGCCAGCCACCGCGGCCCGGAGTGCACCCGGGTGCAGGACGCCTACTCGCTGCGCTGCGCGCCCCAGGTGCACGGCGCGGCCCGGGACACCGTCGCGCACGCCGAGCTGGTCGCCGACCGGGAACTCGCCGCCGCCATCGACAACCCGGTAGTCCTCGCCGACGGCCGGGTCGAGTCGAACGGAAACTTCCACGGCGCGCCACTGGCCTACGTGCTGGACTTCCTCGCCATCCCGGTCGCCGATGTCGCGAGCATCGCCGAGCGCCGCACCGACCGGATGCTCGACGTGTCCCGCTCGCACGGTCTCCCCGCGTTCCTCGCCGACGACCCGGGCGTCGACTCCGGCCACATGATCGCCCAGTACACGCAGGCCGCGATTGTCAGCGGGCTGAAGCGGCTGGCCGTCCCGGCGTCGGTCGACTCGATCCCCAGCAGCGCCATGCAGGAGGACCACGTCTCGATGGGCTGGGCCGCGGCGCGAAAACTGCGCCGCGCGGTCGACGGGCTGACCTCGGTGCTGGCGATCGAGCTGCTGACCGCGGCCCGCGCGCTCGACTTCCGCGCGCCCCTGCGCCCCGCGCCGGTCACCGCCGCGGTGCGCGACCTGCTCCGGGAACGCGTCGCACCGCCGGGACCGGACCGCCACCTCGCCCCGGAAATCGCGGCCGCCGAGGAACTCGTCCGTTCGGGAGCCGCTCTCACCGCACTGGAGAAAGCATGA